Proteins encoded in a region of the Tubulanus polymorphus chromosome 10, tnTubPoly1.2, whole genome shotgun sequence genome:
- the LOC141912351 gene encoding uncharacterized protein LOC141912351, with product MGQIYLRKTHLIYISLLLMFLVVTFYFVLPAPSGRVKVNKKIYPLSSKLTTLDKHLLTTTTSLLLRQQQQLHPVVNMTHFEMLQEKVKELAALLKEKSARLKSRLLPHSPTTTEFVGAGVYRAKKTIRGALSPKVWNVSEVAVKTLVADGEYFLLLQEAVNKTREVSMRYRPVFDLTAGTCDCVYTYCECCARVFAKRIAVDHKMCANFTYAAGKQDFRVKIDINDIPCFDGTISAQDSPEICLGTTTTEVCAQFLNVTYSVKPSESHKTRLAGCLEYHLNVVNKTIASYPVGCFQTDTKNDKGHFIKFLMNWMV from the exons ATGGGCCAAATTTACCTTCGAAAAACTcatttgatatatatttcgttGCTGTTGATGTTCTTGGTGgtcacattttatttcgttttaCCGGCTCCCTCAG GTCGAGTAAAAGTAAACAAGAAAATCTATCCATTGTCGTCGAAACTAACAACACTGGACAAACATCTATTAACGACGACAACATCGTTGCTCCTCcgtcaacaacaacaactacATCCCGTCGTGAACATGACTCATTTCGAAATGTTACAAGAAAAAGTTAAAGAACTCGCCGCTTTACTGAAAGAAAAATCGGCGCGATTAAAATCGCGACTTTTACCGCATTCGCCTACGACGACGGAGTTCGTCGGCGCGGGCGTCTACCGCGCGAAGAAAACCATCCGCGGCGCGTTGTCGCCGAAAGTTTGGAACGTTTCGGAAGTCGCCGTGAAAACGCTCGTCGCCGACGGCGAGTATTTCCTGCTGTTGCAGGAGGCGGTGAATAAAACGCGCGAGGTGTCGATGAGGTATCGGCCGGTGTTCGATCTGACGGCCGGCACGTGCGACTGCGTTTACACGTACTGCGAATGCTGTGCGCGCGTCTTCGCGAAGCGCATCGCCGTCGACCACAAAATGTGCGCGAATTTCACGTACGCCGCCGGAAAACAG gaTTTTCGAGTGAAAATTGACATCAATGATATTCCATGTTTTGATGGCACAATTTCGG CCCAAGATTCTCCGGAGATCTGCTTGGGAACGACGACGACTGAAGTCTGCGCTCAGTTCCTGAACGTGACGTACTCTGTGAAGCCGAGCGAAAGCCACAAAACACGATTAGCCGGTTGTTTAGAATATCATTTGAACGTCGTGAATAAAACGATAGCCAGCTACCCGGTCGGCTGCTTCCAGACCGACACAAAAAACGATAAAGGGCATTTCATCAAGTTCCTAATGAACTGGATGGTGTAA
- the LOC141912349 gene encoding ciliogenesis-associated TTC17-interacting protein-like produces MSAVSGLTQSSLASEGSAVQMTIPENPPKPNDHAIEFLQDLVDEDFKYLAFGDSLVTTSDTGKEVGEFGVSIELTTHSSGVDCFLIHANSHGVVDNVPCGTSITAYVSRRLETLEQQHHEYVKLENLPLDRKTFIVKQNDGYVVNKVITQGEDEMRMARTFKHEHMDGFISEGSNLLLQRLFIRKFCADQLQFVSFDSDTNLCSAIYKPLEERSQFVGNTELHVFGIERTINSVSDLPTSWQTYFIKDGHMSNRVQVGSPVTMKLSSVPPPVDEDEEPPKPTFDKQALNWEEDVQLYSKFLDRKEDLKGDHAAYMRHHPELRALLADFLQFLLLRKPDDVATFAADYFAPFSSQEGAAADASSTGRSSQQSS; encoded by the exons ATGAGCGCTGTGTCGGGGTTAACGCAAAG CTCTTTAGCGTCTGAAGGCAGCGCCGTGCAGATGACGATTCCCGAAAATCCACCCAAGCCCAACGATCACGCTATCGAATTCCTACAAGACCTAG TCGACGAAGACTTCAAATATTTAGCGTTCGGCGATTCGTTGGTGACGACGTCCGACACGGGTAAAGAGGTCGGCGAATTCGGCGTCAGTATCGAGTTGACGACCCACAGCAGCGGCGTCGACTGTTTCCTGATCCACGCGAACAGCCACGGCGTCGTCGACAACGTGCCGTGCGGCACGTCGATCACGGCGTACGTGTCGCGGCGACTCGAAACGCTAGAACAACAACACCACGAGTACGTCAAG TTGGAAAATTTGCCTTTGGACCGCAAAACGTTCATAGTTAAACAGAATGATGGTTACGTGGTGAATAAAGTCATTACACAGGGAGAG GATGAGATGAGAATGGCTCGCACGTTCAAACACGAACACATGGACGGTTTCATATCGGAGGGCTCCAATCTGCTGCTGCAGCGTTTGTTCATACGGAAATTCTGCGCCGATCAACTGCAGTTCGTTTCCTTCGACTCCGACACGAACCTGTGCTCGGCGATTTAC AAACCGCTTGAAGAACGCTCTCAGTTCGTCGGTAATACCGAACTACACGTTTTCGGCATCGAGCGGACGATCAACTCCGTCAGCGATCTTCCCACCTCCTGGCAAACGTATTTCATCAAAGACGG TCACATGTCGAATCGCGTTCAAGTTGGATCTCCGGTTACAATGAAACTGTCATCAGTTCCACCTCCTGTCGATGAGG ACGAGGAGCCGCCTAAACCTACATTCGATAAACAAGCGTTGAACTGGGAAGAAGATGTGCAACTTTATTCGAAATTCCTCGACCGAAAG GAGGATCTGAAAGGCGACCACGCGGCCTACATGCGACATCACCCGGAATTACGCGCGCTTCTCGCCGACTTCCTACAATTCCTGTTGTTACGAAAACCGGACGACGTCGCCACGTTCGCCGCCGACTATTTCGCCCCGTTCTCGTCGCAAGAGGGCGCCGCCGCCGACGCGTCTAGCACGGGTCGGTCGAGTCAGCAATCGTCGTGA